The following proteins are encoded in a genomic region of Deltaproteobacteria bacterium:
- a CDS encoding MFS transporter, with amino-acid sequence MLLEEIYHALATQPPAPRITDSEEIKKKYKYWRRRVMYSLFVGYALFYFCRKNISIALPALSSDLGYSNTQLGILGSLLYVTYGIGSFVNGIIADRANPRYFMAVGLFLSALMNIFFGMSSALWALAIFWGINGYVQAMGFPPCARLLANWYSVSERGFTWSIWHISHQVGGAVIAILAGYLIQHYGWRSSFYVPAALCIVTGFFLWNRLRDTPPSMGLPNIAEFRNDIELNKDGTEVTDEPETVRQILFHRVLNNHYIWMIGLMNMFLYIVRFGAFDWATKFLVEQKGSQIAKAGIVVSLLEIAGIAGPIIGGLISDRWTKGRRGPICCVGFIFSVIGLVIFYVNPAGRPVVDGIAIAMIGFWIYIPQFLQGVFAADFASRKAASSAIGLTRIFGYAGASLSGVGTGWFLDHYGWAGGFGYWIGAGCAAALIAGLLWNATPTTHRHKNNK; translated from the coding sequence ATGCTTCTGGAAGAGATCTATCACGCCCTCGCGACACAACCTCCGGCCCCGCGCATCACCGACTCCGAGGAGATCAAGAAAAAATACAAATACTGGCGGCGGCGGGTCATGTATTCGCTCTTTGTCGGCTACGCCCTGTTTTACTTCTGCCGCAAGAACATCTCGATCGCCCTCCCCGCGCTGTCGTCCGATCTCGGGTACAGCAACACGCAACTGGGGATCCTGGGCTCTCTCCTTTATGTGACCTACGGTATCGGCAGTTTTGTGAACGGAATCATCGCCGACCGGGCAAACCCCCGTTATTTTATGGCGGTCGGTCTTTTCCTCTCCGCGCTGATGAACATCTTTTTCGGGATGAGTTCGGCCCTCTGGGCCCTCGCCATCTTCTGGGGGATCAATGGTTATGTCCAGGCGATGGGGTTCCCCCCCTGTGCCCGACTGCTTGCCAACTGGTACAGCGTCTCGGAGCGCGGTTTCACCTGGAGTATCTGGCATATCTCCCACCAGGTCGGTGGGGCGGTCATTGCGATCCTGGCCGGTTATTTAATTCAACACTACGGCTGGCGTTCCAGTTTCTACGTCCCGGCCGCTCTCTGTATCGTCACCGGTTTTTTTCTCTGGAACCGGCTCCGTGACACCCCCCCGTCGATGGGGCTTCCGAATATTGCGGAGTTTCGTAACGACATTGAGCTGAACAAGGATGGCACGGAGGTGACCGACGAACCGGAGACGGTCCGTCAGATCCTTTTCCACCGGGTGCTCAACAACCATTACATCTGGATGATCGGTCTGATGAATATGTTCCTCTACATCGTCCGGTTCGGTGCCTTCGACTGGGCGACCAAGTTCCTCGTGGAGCAAAAGGGGAGCCAGATCGCCAAGGCCGGGATCGTGGTGAGCCTTCTTGAGATTGCCGGGATCGCCGGTCCGATCATCGGTGGTCTTATCTCCGACCGATGGACCAAAGGGCGCCGTGGTCCGATCTGTTGCGTCGGTTTTATTTTTTCGGTCATCGGACTGGTGATTTTCTACGTCAACCCGGCCGGCCGGCCGGTGGTCGATGGTATCGCCATCGCGATGATCGGTTTTTGGATCTACATCCCGCAGTTCCTGCAGGGGGTCTTTGCCGCTGACTTTGCCTCGCGCAAGGCCGCTTCCTCGGCAATCGGACTCACCCGTATTTTCGGCTATGCCGGGGCGAGCCTTTCCGGCGTCGGGACCGGCTGGTTTTTGGATCACTACGGCTGGGCTGGGGGATTTGGCTACTGGATTGGGGCCGGTTGCGCCGCCGCGCTGATTGCCGGTCTCCTCTGGAACGCAACACCGACGACCCATCGACATAAAAATAACAAGTAG
- the sat gene encoding sulfate adenylyltransferase: MKIPIPPHGGKLVNRALAGREREDRMRLIPSLPQKRLTDREKSDLDMIACGALSPLEGFMGEEDYLSVVDTMRLANGLPWTIPVTLSATKEEAARYPLDKPVVLTDEAGTAFALLLLEQKYLAKKELEAEKVYKTKEESHPGVAAIKKQGEVFLAGKVEVLNRVAYPDFSDYRKDPAELRKIFEEKKWRRVVAFQTRNPIHRAHEYLTKSALEVCDGLLIHPIVGETKSDDIPADVRMKCYELLIQNYYPKDRVVLAVNPAAMRYAGPREAIFHALIRKNYGCTHFIVGRDHAGVGNYYGTFDAHFIFDEFTAEEIGITPLFFDHSFFCKKCEEMASNKTCPHAAEDRVILSGTKVRELLSRGELPPPEFSRPEIAKILIEAMKNKKN; encoded by the coding sequence ATGAAAATACCGATCCCTCCCCATGGGGGAAAGCTCGTCAATAGGGCGTTGGCTGGCCGTGAGCGGGAAGACCGGATGAGGTTGATCCCCTCACTCCCCCAAAAACGACTGACCGACCGTGAAAAGAGCGACCTCGATATGATCGCCTGCGGGGCCCTCTCCCCCCTTGAAGGGTTCATGGGAGAGGAAGACTACCTCTCCGTTGTCGACACGATGAGACTCGCCAATGGACTCCCCTGGACGATCCCGGTCACCCTCTCGGCCACCAAAGAGGAGGCGGCCCGGTACCCTCTGGACAAGCCGGTCGTCTTGACCGATGAGGCGGGGACCGCATTCGCCCTCCTCCTCCTCGAACAGAAATACCTCGCCAAAAAGGAGTTGGAGGCGGAAAAGGTCTACAAGACCAAAGAGGAGTCCCACCCCGGTGTCGCCGCCATCAAAAAACAGGGGGAGGTTTTTCTGGCTGGAAAGGTGGAGGTCCTCAACCGTGTCGCCTACCCTGATTTTTCAGACTATCGCAAAGATCCGGCTGAGCTCCGTAAAATCTTTGAAGAGAAAAAGTGGCGGCGGGTGGTCGCCTTCCAGACCCGGAACCCGATCCATCGGGCGCATGAGTACCTGACCAAGTCAGCCCTTGAGGTTTGCGACGGACTTTTGATCCACCCGATTGTGGGAGAAACCAAATCAGATGACATCCCAGCTGATGTCCGGATGAAGTGTTACGAACTCCTGATCCAGAATTATTACCCCAAGGATCGTGTCGTCCTGGCGGTCAATCCGGCGGCAATGCGGTATGCCGGGCCGCGCGAGGCGATCTTTCACGCCCTGATCCGTAAAAATTACGGTTGCACCCATTTTATCGTCGGGCGGGATCATGCCGGCGTCGGAAACTACTACGGCACCTTCGACGCCCACTTTATTTTTGACGAGTTTACTGCGGAGGAGATTGGTATCACCCCACTTTTCTTTGATCACAGTTTCTTCTGTAAAAAATGCGAAGAGATGGCCTCGAACAAGACCTGCCCGCATGCCGCCGAAGACCGCGTCATCCTCTCCGGCACCAAGGTCCGTGAACTCCTCTCCCGCGGCGAACTCCCCCCACCAGAATTTTCCCGTCCCGAAATCGCCAAGATTTTGATTGAGGCGATGAAAAACAAAAAAAATTAA
- a CDS encoding two pore domain potassium channel family protein, translating to MTPLRHKKEEYGSTILALTHSFFQTVIFVTMTSIYRLLGFRKEEVTLHHAEVFLVSTTLLLSSLIALSQIVLWLGWVVVVLGNLRIIQIISLNLMTLMFDFTPTGDPSIAVKRARWHLVAIGFSFIDAVLSFAFMYQFFDQRYQILNNHFPNFFHYVYYSVITITTTGYGDVFPVVLLGKFIAMYEASVGLFFLVFLVSGAVGRLQKHV from the coding sequence ATGACGCCCCTTCGGCACAAAAAAGAAGAATACGGCTCCACGATCCTGGCGCTGACCCATTCCTTTTTCCAAACGGTCATTTTTGTCACGATGACCTCGATCTATCGGCTCTTGGGATTTCGCAAAGAGGAGGTGACACTGCATCATGCCGAGGTTTTTCTCGTATCCACGACACTCCTTCTCTCCTCTCTGATCGCCCTTTCACAGATCGTTTTGTGGCTCGGTTGGGTGGTGGTTGTTTTGGGAAATTTACGGATTATCCAGATCATCAGCTTGAACCTGATGACACTCATGTTTGATTTTACGCCGACGGGGGATCCCTCGATTGCGGTGAAGAGGGCCCGCTGGCATCTGGTCGCGATCGGGTTTTCGTTTATTGATGCGGTGTTGTCATTCGCCTTTATGTACCAGTTTTTCGACCAGCGGTACCAGATTTTGAACAACCACTTCCCCAATTTTTTCCATTACGTCTACTACAGCGTGATTACCATTACTACTACCGGTTACGGGGATGTCTTTCCGGTGGTGCTTCTGGGTAAATTTATCGCGATGTACGAGGCCTCGGTTGGTCTCTTCTTCCTCGTCTTCCTGGTGTCCGGCGCGGTGGGACGACTGCAAAAACATGTTTAA
- a CDS encoding adenylate/guanylate cyclase domain-containing protein has product MEKGKKILLAGLLSLFFSVFFLFLFYGSPRNAGAWLHLMERKILDAEFRNIPRSVKADPSIVIVTINDTALRAMEPKYGRWPWPRRVMGEMVEYLRAIGVRAIGIDILYPERNAKDPQGDRFFVDQVHKAGKVVLAADFPENRKPLFPFASLFKASAGIGGVHLSADPDGPTRRYQHLYHSEGKTYPSLALGVAQQLSLQIQPEKIPLLKNGTFNLHWYGPKGAFPYIEADKILEAREEWKSGGPEAGLHEQASEFFKDKVVFIGVTATGLFDLRANPYSPVYPGVEIHATALSNLWHGDFIRRAPPPAVILFVLLIPLLAGLGIVMAQSPLKELLVTALASILATTCGILAFQKSGLWVPIALTQTVLLVNAATLISWNYFTTGREKRFLRNAFARYLTEDVLKELLNHPEGLKLGGENATLTVLFSDIRDFTTLSEKLKPDEVVALLNEYLTAMVDIVFQHQGTLDKFIGDAVMAFWGAPVKTEDHAAKAVRAGLAMLEKVGEIRARWQSQGKPLLKIGIGINTAPITVGNIGSEKCQSYTVIGDGVNLASRLESLNKTYHTELIVSEFTYERIREKAIARTLDEVKVKGKEQSVKIYEVTGWKG; this is encoded by the coding sequence ATGGAAAAGGGAAAAAAGATCCTCTTGGCAGGTCTCCTCTCCCTTTTCTTTTCTGTTTTTTTTCTCTTTCTTTTTTACGGATCTCCCCGCAACGCCGGGGCCTGGCTCCACCTGATGGAACGAAAGATCCTGGATGCGGAATTCAGGAATATCCCGCGGTCTGTCAAGGCGGACCCTTCCATCGTGATTGTCACCATCAACGATACCGCCCTCCGGGCGATGGAACCGAAATATGGCCGCTGGCCCTGGCCCCGCCGGGTCATGGGGGAAATGGTGGAATACCTCCGGGCGATCGGTGTTCGGGCCATCGGGATAGACATCCTGTATCCTGAAAGGAATGCCAAGGACCCCCAGGGAGACCGATTCTTTGTGGATCAGGTCCACAAGGCCGGAAAAGTCGTCCTGGCCGCCGACTTTCCCGAGAATCGAAAACCGCTTTTCCCCTTTGCCTCCCTTTTCAAGGCCTCGGCTGGCATTGGTGGCGTCCACCTCTCCGCCGACCCCGACGGTCCAACACGACGTTACCAGCACCTCTATCACTCCGAGGGGAAAACCTACCCAAGCCTGGCCCTCGGTGTCGCCCAACAACTTTCTCTTCAGATCCAGCCTGAAAAGATCCCTCTCCTCAAAAACGGGACCTTCAACCTCCACTGGTACGGACCCAAGGGGGCCTTTCCCTATATTGAGGCGGACAAGATCCTTGAGGCCCGCGAGGAATGGAAGAGCGGGGGCCCTGAGGCTGGATTGCACGAACAGGCGTCTGAATTCTTCAAGGACAAGGTCGTCTTCATCGGTGTCACCGCCACGGGGCTCTTCGACCTCCGGGCCAATCCCTACTCCCCTGTTTATCCGGGCGTGGAGATCCACGCCACCGCTCTTTCCAACCTTTGGCATGGTGACTTTATCCGACGGGCCCCTCCCCCCGCCGTCATCCTCTTCGTCCTCCTGATTCCCCTGCTGGCAGGCTTGGGGATAGTGATGGCCCAATCACCCCTCAAAGAACTGCTGGTCACGGCGCTCGCCAGCATTTTGGCGACAACTTGCGGGATTCTTGCCTTTCAAAAGTCAGGGCTTTGGGTCCCGATCGCCCTGACGCAAACTGTTCTCCTCGTCAATGCCGCCACCTTGATCAGTTGGAACTACTTTACCACCGGCCGCGAAAAAAGGTTTTTACGGAACGCCTTTGCCAGATACCTCACGGAGGATGTCCTAAAAGAACTCCTGAACCATCCCGAAGGACTCAAACTGGGGGGTGAGAATGCCACCCTCACCGTCTTGTTTTCCGACATCCGTGATTTTACCACCCTCTCTGAAAAATTAAAGCCGGATGAGGTTGTCGCCCTGTTGAATGAATACCTCACGGCGATGGTCGATATCGTTTTTCAGCACCAAGGGACACTCGACAAGTTTATCGGGGATGCGGTCATGGCCTTTTGGGGGGCGCCGGTAAAAACAGAAGACCATGCCGCCAAGGCGGTCCGTGCCGGCTTAGCGATGTTAGAGAAGGTGGGGGAGATCCGGGCCCGCTGGCAAAGTCAGGGGAAACCACTCCTCAAGATCGGGATCGGGATTAATACCGCTCCGATCACGGTGGGGAACATCGGCTCGGAGAAGTGCCAGAGCTACACGGTCATCGGGGATGGAGTGAACCTGGCCTCGCGGCTGGAATCGCTCAACAAGACTTACCACACCGAACTGATCGTCAGTGAATTTACCTACGAACGGATCCGGGAGAAGGCAATCGCCCGTACCTTAGATGAGGTGAAGGTGAAGGGGAAGGAACAGAGTGTCAAGATCTATGAGGTTACCGGGTGGAAGGGCTGA
- a CDS encoding magnesium transporter CorA family protein produces MASLPTQAVTFNLTTREIKKEPLDSFSFKTEKPEEIYWIHLNSLESALLEKARARLDLSEELVGELTAVESLPDLTEAENHITLTLYYWLPPREGEEPAGARRLMLHLTPRYCLTVAPDPIPALEAFNATYTREFRFAQTTGFMLFLVLDNLVDDYGKMLRTIDQTSEAIDDQIHIAFNEKLNTRILDLKRNIITLKRTVSSLRDILMRLSGRKIPVISESCRQSLGDVYNHAQIATVQLESLRELVSGSLDAYNAALSQKMNETMKVLTLFASITLPMSLIAGIYGMNVPLPGSEHPLGLAIVLGLMITSGVGLYAFFKKRGWF; encoded by the coding sequence ATGGCTTCTCTTCCAACACAGGCAGTTACCTTTAATCTAACCACCCGCGAAATCAAAAAAGAACCGCTGGACTCCTTTTCTTTTAAAACAGAAAAACCAGAGGAGATTTACTGGATCCATCTCAACTCGCTGGAATCAGCCCTGTTGGAAAAAGCCAGGGCCAGACTGGACCTGTCCGAGGAGCTGGTCGGTGAACTGACCGCTGTGGAGTCGCTCCCCGATTTGACAGAGGCAGAAAACCATATCACCCTAACCCTCTATTACTGGTTACCGCCGCGCGAGGGAGAGGAACCGGCTGGAGCCCGCCGCCTGATGCTCCATCTAACCCCCCGTTACTGTCTGACAGTCGCTCCGGATCCGATACCGGCCCTCGAGGCCTTTAATGCCACTTACACCCGTGAGTTCCGTTTCGCCCAAACGACGGGATTCATGCTTTTTCTCGTCCTGGACAATCTGGTTGACGATTATGGCAAAATGCTTCGCACCATCGATCAAACCTCCGAAGCGATTGATGATCAGATCCATATTGCCTTTAACGAAAAGTTGAACACCCGCATTTTGGACCTCAAAAGAAATATCATCACCCTCAAACGAACCGTCTCTTCCTTAAGAGATATCCTGATGCGCCTTTCGGGGCGCAAGATCCCGGTTATCTCGGAGAGTTGCCGCCAGTCTCTGGGAGACGTCTACAACCATGCCCAGATTGCTACCGTGCAGTTGGAATCGCTCCGAGAATTGGTTTCCGGATCGCTGGATGCCTATAACGCCGCCCTTTCTCAAAAAATGAACGAAACGATGAAGGTCCTGACCCTTTTTGCCTCGATCACATTGCCGATGTCGTTGATCGCTGGCATCTACGGGATGAACGTCCCCCTGCCGGGGAGTGAACACCCGTTAGGCCTCGCCATCGTTCTGGGGCTGATGATCACCTCCGGGGTCGGGCTGTACGCTTTTTTCAAAAAAAGGGGCTGGTTTTAA
- a CDS encoding MBL fold metallo-hydrolase yields the protein MKTTIRFWGVRGSIPVPGQKTGFYGGNTSCLEVTSGETTLILDAGTGLHPLGKEQAKKRQKIHLFITHCHMDHICGLPFFKPLYQRRRLYLYGPGGRGKGLHQLLNSFLAREFFPIPLDKMPASLFFRTINQRRTIPPFTIESVRLNHPGMTLGYFITLPSKKRIAYITDREPLSRFRHHTTVKNESPLIRNLQGVDLLIHDGQYLDQEYASHKGWGHSSISDLLKLARQVEAKHLVIFHHDPAHDDKILGKLEKKIQKKKQKICLAREGMTLTL from the coding sequence ATGAAAACAACAATCCGGTTTTGGGGGGTCCGCGGTTCTATCCCTGTTCCGGGCCAAAAAACGGGGTTCTACGGCGGCAACACCTCTTGCCTCGAGGTCACCTCTGGCGAAACGACGCTGATCCTGGATGCCGGGACCGGACTCCACCCGTTGGGAAAGGAACAGGCCAAAAAGAGGCAAAAGATCCACCTCTTCATCACCCACTGTCACATGGACCATATCTGCGGCCTCCCCTTCTTTAAACCGCTCTATCAAAGAAGGAGGCTCTACCTCTACGGACCGGGCGGGAGGGGGAAGGGTCTCCATCAACTCTTGAACAGCTTCCTGGCCCGCGAGTTTTTCCCCATCCCCTTGGACAAAATGCCGGCCTCCCTCTTTTTCAGAACCATCAACCAAAGGAGAACCATCCCCCCTTTCACTATCGAATCGGTTCGCCTGAACCACCCCGGCATGACACTCGGTTACTTCATCACCCTTCCCTCCAAAAAAAGGATCGCCTACATCACCGACCGGGAGCCACTCTCCCGTTTCCGTCATCACACCACAGTGAAGAATGAATCACCCCTTATCCGGAATCTCCAGGGTGTTGATCTTTTGATCCATGACGGACAATACCTGGACCAGGAATACGCCTCTCACAAAGGGTGGGGTCATTCCTCCATCAGCGATCTCTTGAAACTGGCACGCCAGGTGGAGGCTAAACACCTTGTTATTTTTCACCACGACCCGGCTCATGATGACAAAATATTAGGAAAACTTGAAAAAAAAATCCAAAAAAAGAAGCAAAAAATATGTTTGGCCCGCGAGGGGATGACGTTAACACTATAG
- the ald gene encoding alanine dehydrogenase, translated as MLIGIPKETKIGENRVAGTPEAVRELVQNGQRVLVEKRAGLGSGFSDKEYFSAGAKIISQKAEIYKKADLIWKVKEPSLQEVHFYRRGQILFTFLHLAADPKLTHSLCRQKITAIGYETVQLPDGSLPLLAPMSEAAGKLAAVIGANYLRKDLGGKGILLSGIHGKFLGKVTILGLGIVGRNALAMAHGLGGRITAFDLSREKLKLQNLYPERLSTHLSDPKMIAEAVRYSDLVIGAVLVPGKKAPTVVTRPMVRSMEPGSVIVDVAVDQGGCIATTHPTTHANPVYRVDGILHYAVTNIPSLAGRSATQALSSVTLPYLKKITSLGLEEACQTDPSLQKGINISNGEIVHPALRQLL; from the coding sequence ATGTTGATCGGGATCCCCAAAGAAACAAAAATTGGTGAAAACAGGGTCGCCGGCACCCCGGAAGCGGTGAGGGAACTTGTGCAGAATGGGCAGAGAGTCCTTGTGGAGAAACGGGCTGGTCTGGGGAGCGGTTTTTCGGACAAGGAATACTTTTCCGCCGGGGCAAAAATCATTTCTCAAAAGGCCGAAATTTATAAAAAAGCTGACCTGATCTGGAAGGTCAAGGAACCAAGCCTTCAGGAGGTCCATTTTTATCGGCGCGGTCAAATTTTATTTACATTTCTGCATCTTGCTGCAGACCCGAAGCTGACCCACTCTCTTTGCCGACAAAAGATAACCGCTATCGGTTACGAAACAGTCCAGCTCCCGGATGGATCGCTCCCACTCCTCGCCCCGATGAGTGAGGCGGCTGGGAAGCTGGCCGCCGTTATCGGGGCTAATTATCTCCGCAAGGATCTTGGCGGTAAGGGGATCTTGCTCTCAGGAATTCATGGAAAATTTTTGGGAAAGGTCACCATCCTTGGCCTCGGGATCGTCGGTCGCAACGCCCTGGCAATGGCCCATGGGCTCGGCGGCCGGATAACCGCCTTTGATCTTTCCAGAGAAAAGCTAAAATTGCAAAATCTCTACCCCGAACGTCTTTCGACCCATCTTTCTGACCCAAAGATGATCGCGGAGGCCGTGAGGTATTCAGACCTCGTGATTGGAGCGGTCCTTGTCCCAGGCAAAAAGGCCCCCACGGTGGTAACCCGGCCGATGGTCCGCTCGATGGAACCGGGTTCTGTGATCGTCGATGTTGCTGTGGACCAGGGAGGGTGCATCGCCACCACACACCCGACAACCCATGCCAACCCCGTTTATAGGGTCGATGGCATTCTTCACTACGCGGTCACGAACATCCCGTCACTCGCCGGCCGTTCAGCAACACAGGCGTTGTCTTCGGTGACGCTTCCCTACCTTAAAAAAATAACCTCACTCGGCCTGGAAGAGGCCTGCCAGACTGATCCTTCCCTTCAAAAAGGGATCAACATTTCAAACGGGGAGATTGTCCATCCAGCCCTTCGACAGCTCCTCTGA
- a CDS encoding biotin--[acetyl-CoA-carboxylase] ligase, with protein sequence MPFPKKIYRFETVGSTNEVLKELARKGEPEGTIVVADCQTSGRGREGRVWESPAGKNLYFSILLRPEIPAELAPQLTVMTGRALADFLKKEIPIEVTLKWPNDVYYQGKKLGGILCESEMKVGAHHDLPLLDFVVIGIGLNVNSTLDDFSDELQKTVTSLFLITKKEFDREKLLNHFLVSEELSKGWMDNLPV encoded by the coding sequence ATGCCTTTCCCCAAAAAGATTTATCGTTTTGAGACAGTTGGATCGACCAACGAGGTTCTCAAAGAACTGGCGCGAAAAGGGGAACCGGAAGGGACGATTGTCGTTGCCGATTGTCAGACGTCTGGTCGAGGGCGTGAGGGGAGGGTTTGGGAATCCCCGGCTGGCAAGAATCTCTATTTTTCTATCCTTCTGCGACCGGAGATCCCGGCTGAACTGGCCCCGCAATTGACGGTGATGACCGGCAGGGCGCTGGCTGATTTTCTCAAGAAGGAGATCCCGATAGAGGTCACCCTCAAATGGCCGAACGATGTCTACTATCAGGGGAAAAAACTGGGGGGGATTCTTTGCGAGTCAGAAATGAAGGTAGGGGCGCATCACGATCTGCCCCTATTGGATTTTGTTGTGATCGGTATCGGATTGAACGTGAATAGCACACTTGACGATTTTTCCGATGAGTTGCAAAAAACGGTCACCTCTCTATTCTTGATCACAAAAAAAGAATTTGATCGAGAAAAACTCCTCAATCATTTTCTTGTTTCAGAGGAGCTGTCGAAGGGCTGGATGGACAATCTCCCCGTTTGA
- a CDS encoding Na/Pi cotransporter family protein produces MIEQHFSLIVFLGALAIFLYGMKIGRIGLQLAGGERLRAMIASLTENRFYGLGVGALTTLILQSSTAMTVMLVGLASSQLITLAQAMGVILGADVGTTLVVFLLSVRKIAEYALLILIVGVLIDLIGKKKRTRYVSMIFLGFGFVFFGMNLMTQAMAPLKENPWVVPFFDFLSRYPLYNFIAATVFTALVQSSAATIGLAMALAFGGTLSIEAAVPIIFGANVGTCVTAFIASLAGGNTEGKRVAWAHLIFKVGGVLVFAPFLVPFLELIRQVSPYISIGPPNVARELAIAHLVFNGVVAILFLPFIRQGVWIVQKLFPATEEDKKKKFGPKYLDPTALETPPLAFAHVKREVLRMADIAYEMFRGIPSVFERNDLDKIDDLEAMDDHLDLLNKEVKFYLAKISQGMLSDKESVLELNFLAMASDLEEIGDIINKHLMELAEKKIRKGREFSEEGWAEIKDFHAKVSENFDLAISAITTGDEAMAQKVLRHDAHLRDVERELRQAHLNRLHQGLKETFETSSIHLDILANFQRINAKITAIVTHAFPQKDLSF; encoded by the coding sequence ATGATCGAACAACATTTTTCTCTCATCGTCTTTCTCGGGGCCCTCGCGATCTTTCTTTACGGGATGAAGATAGGTCGAATTGGCCTGCAACTGGCCGGTGGGGAACGGCTCCGGGCGATGATCGCCTCGCTCACCGAAAACCGGTTTTATGGTCTCGGGGTTGGTGCCCTGACTACCCTGATCCTTCAGTCCAGCACCGCCATGACTGTTATGCTGGTCGGGCTTGCCAGCAGCCAACTGATCACCTTGGCCCAGGCGATGGGGGTCATTCTTGGGGCCGACGTTGGCACGACGCTGGTGGTCTTCCTGCTCTCCGTCAGGAAAATTGCGGAATATGCCCTTTTGATCCTGATTGTGGGTGTCCTGATTGACCTGATCGGCAAGAAAAAAAGGACCCGTTATGTCAGCATGATCTTTTTGGGATTCGGGTTCGTCTTTTTCGGGATGAACCTGATGACCCAGGCGATGGCCCCTTTGAAGGAAAACCCCTGGGTTGTCCCGTTCTTTGATTTTCTCTCCCGCTACCCCCTGTACAATTTCATCGCGGCGACCGTTTTCACGGCCCTTGTCCAGTCCAGTGCCGCCACGATAGGTCTTGCCATGGCGCTGGCCTTTGGAGGGACCCTTTCTATCGAGGCGGCTGTCCCGATCATTTTTGGGGCCAATGTCGGGACCTGCGTCACCGCCTTTATTGCGAGTCTCGCGGGAGGAAATACGGAAGGGAAGAGGGTCGCCTGGGCCCACCTTATTTTTAAGGTCGGCGGGGTTTTGGTCTTTGCCCCGTTTCTCGTTCCATTCCTGGAATTGATCCGACAGGTCAGTCCTTATATCTCCATCGGTCCGCCGAATGTGGCGCGGGAACTGGCCATCGCCCATCTCGTTTTTAACGGGGTTGTTGCGATCCTCTTCCTCCCCTTCATCCGACAGGGGGTCTGGATTGTTCAAAAACTTTTTCCAGCGACGGAAGAGGACAAGAAGAAGAAATTCGGACCCAAGTATCTGGACCCGACGGCGCTGGAGACACCGCCGCTCGCCTTTGCCCATGTGAAGAGGGAGGTCTTGAGGATGGCGGATATCGCCTACGAAATGTTCCGGGGCATCCCTTCCGTTTTTGAGAGGAATGATCTGGACAAGATTGATGATCTGGAGGCGATGGATGATCATCTGGATCTTTTGAACAAAGAGGTGAAGTTTTATCTGGCCAAGATTTCACAAGGGATGTTGTCGGATAAGGAATCTGTTCTGGAACTCAATTTTTTGGCCATGGCGAGCGACCTCGAGGAGATTGGTGACATCATCAACAAGCATTTGATGGAACTGGCCGAGAAGAAGATCAGAAAGGGGAGGGAATTTTCTGAGGAAGGCTGGGCAGAGATTAAGGACTTTCATGCCAAGGTCTCGGAGAATTTCGATCTGGCGATTTCCGCCATAACAACGGGGGATGAGGCAATGGCCCAAAAGGTTCTTCGGCATGATGCCCATCTTCGTGACGTGGAGAGGGAACTCCGTCAGGCCCACCTGAACCGGCTTCATCAAGGTTTGAAGGAAACTTTTGAGACCAGTTCTATTCACCTGGACATTTTGGCCAATTTTCAGAGAATTAATGCCAAGATTACTGCCATTGTGACCCATGCCTTTCCCCAAAAAGATTTATCGTTTTGA